One window of Triticum dicoccoides isolate Atlit2015 ecotype Zavitan chromosome 5A, WEW_v2.0, whole genome shotgun sequence genomic DNA carries:
- the LOC119301831 gene encoding probable calcium-binding protein CML15 has protein sequence MAIRNVTAATRSLDGDMTVDEFKEWLRRFDVDRDGRISRDELRCAMRTIRTRFSGYKSKRGIEYADADGDGYVDDGEVDGLIEYAQKSLGLRIVAY, from the coding sequence ATGGCGATCAGGAACGTGACGGCGGCGACAAGGTCGCTGGACGGGGACATGACGGTGGACGAGTTCAAGGAGTGGCTCCGGCGGTTCGACGTGGACCGCGACGGCCGCATCAGCCGCGACGAGCTGCGGTGCGCGATGCGCACCATCCGGACGCGCTTCTCGGGGTACAAGAGCAAGCGCGGCATCGAGTACGCCGACGCCGACGGCGACGGCTACGTCGACGACGGCGAGGTGGACGGACTCATCGAGTACGCGCAGAAGAGCCTCGGGCTCAGGATCGTCGCCTACTAG